From a region of the Sesamum indicum cultivar Zhongzhi No. 13 linkage group LG3, S_indicum_v1.0, whole genome shotgun sequence genome:
- the LOC105159197 gene encoding putative lipoyltransferase-like protein, chloroplastic isoform X1 — MIIWVNPILSSTPPYFTQTPSKLPAKNHSCFANSTVSASHIPRRRCDLYDLHKDLVPYAEAWSWQNAIVEEKKALSEKNDDLADSLILLQHHPVYTLGAGSSEGFLNFDVKNPPIDLYRTERGGEVTYHGPGQLVMYPIINLRYQKMDLHWYLRSLEEVVIRALSSAFAIEASRIEGLTGVWVGNQKLAAIGIKVSRWITYHGLALNVTTDTTPFQHIVPCGIRGRQVGSIKGLLKEKKLSTGCREDNHLPDDQELIYIANKSLITEFCEVFQVDLRITLYDEGVWKNSSPATLKS, encoded by the exons ATGATCATATGGGTCAATCCCATTTTGAGCTCCACCCCACCATATTTTACCCAAACCCCATCAAAGTTACCGGCGAAGAATCATTCTTGTTTCGCCAATTCTACTGTTTCAGCGAGCCATATACCAAGAAGAAG gTGTGATTTATATGACTTGCATAAAGACCTGGTACCATATGCTGAGGCCTGGTCATGGCAAAATGCTATTGTTGAAGAGAAGAAAGCATTGAGTGAAAAGAATGACGATTTAGCCGATTCTTTGATTCTTCTGCAGCACCATCCTGTTTACACGTTGGGCGCTGGGAGTTCAGAaggattcttgaattttgatgtgAAGAATCCTCCTATTGATTTGTATCGAACCGAACGGGGTGGTGAAGTTACTTATCATGGCCCTGGTCAG CTAGTCATGTATCCCATCATCAATCTTCGGTATCAGAAGATGGATCTTCATTGGTACCTGAGGTCACTTGAAGAGGTCGTTATTCGTGCACTTTCCTCAGCATTTGCAATTGAAGCTTCGCGTATTGAGGGCTTAACCGGTGTTTGGGTTG GTAACCAGAAACTAGCAGCCATTGGAATAAAAGTATCGAGATGGATAACATATCATGGCTTGGCATTGAACGTCACCACCGACACAACGCCCTTTCAGCACATAGTCCCATGCGGGATCCGGGGTCGTCAAGTTGGAAGCATAAAGGGTCTgctaaaggaaaaaaaactgtCCACGGGGTGCAGAGAAGATAATCATCTTCCTGATGATCAAGAACTGATTTATATTGCTAATAAATCGCTGATCACAGAGTTCTGTGAAGTTTTCCAAGTTGACCTCAGAATAACTCTATACGACGAAGGAGTTTGGAAGAACTCTTCACCCGCCACATTGAAGAGCTAA
- the LOC105159197 gene encoding putative lipoyltransferase-like protein, chloroplastic isoform X2, whose translation MIIWVNPILSSTPPYFTQTPSKLPAKNHSCFANSTVSASHIPRRRCDLYDLHKDLVPYAEAWSWQNAIVEEKKALSEKNDDLADSLILLQHHPVYTLGAGSSEGFLNFDVKNPPIDLYRTERGGEVTYHGPGQLVMYPIINLRYQKMDLHWYLRSLEEVVIRALSSAFAIEASRIEGLTGVWVTRN comes from the exons ATGATCATATGGGTCAATCCCATTTTGAGCTCCACCCCACCATATTTTACCCAAACCCCATCAAAGTTACCGGCGAAGAATCATTCTTGTTTCGCCAATTCTACTGTTTCAGCGAGCCATATACCAAGAAGAAG gTGTGATTTATATGACTTGCATAAAGACCTGGTACCATATGCTGAGGCCTGGTCATGGCAAAATGCTATTGTTGAAGAGAAGAAAGCATTGAGTGAAAAGAATGACGATTTAGCCGATTCTTTGATTCTTCTGCAGCACCATCCTGTTTACACGTTGGGCGCTGGGAGTTCAGAaggattcttgaattttgatgtgAAGAATCCTCCTATTGATTTGTATCGAACCGAACGGGGTGGTGAAGTTACTTATCATGGCCCTGGTCAG CTAGTCATGTATCCCATCATCAATCTTCGGTATCAGAAGATGGATCTTCATTGGTACCTGAGGTCACTTGAAGAGGTCGTTATTCGTGCACTTTCCTCAGCATTTGCAATTGAAGCTTCGCGTATTGAGGGCTTAACCGGTGTTTGG GTAACCAGAAACTAG